Proteins encoded within one genomic window of Hemiscyllium ocellatum isolate sHemOce1 chromosome 1, sHemOce1.pat.X.cur, whole genome shotgun sequence:
- the nop56 gene encoding nucleolar protein 56: protein MVLLHVLFEHAAGYALLAIKEVEEVGLLLPQVVESMLTIGKFNTIVKLVAFSPFKSAQSALENMNAVSEGIVHEDLRLLLETNMPASSKKKKVILGVADPKLAAAIQEEIGIHCQTGEVVAEILRGVRLHFHSLVQGLSAPSAAKAQLGLGHSYSRAKVKFNVNRVDNMIIQSISLLDQLDKDINTFSMRVREWYGYHFPELIKIVTDNYTYCRLTKLIGNRKELSEESLEALEEIVMDSAKAQAILDAARSSMGMDISPIDLINIESFSNRVVSLAEYRMTLQEYLRCKMSQVAPNLAVLIGDVVGARLISRAGSLTNLAKYPASTVQILGAEKALFRALKTRGNTPKYGLIFHSTFIGRAAAKNKGRISRYLANKCTIASRIDCFSEVPTSVYGGKLRDQVEERLAFYETGEAPRKNCDVMREAVTEATEVAAKLKRKMEKKEKRRKKREKRKLEASAAAEGEEEEEEAQAVEPAAKRAKAENEENADVEVGVKKKKKKKSVNEELTLDNMSNGVQEAVVPKKRKHLMAEEVEEPVTPMSDKKKKKKKSKPE from the exons GTGGTGGAGAGTATGCTGACCATCGGCAAATTCAACACTATTGTTAAACTAGTGGCATTTTCACCGTTTAAATCTGCCCAGAGTGCCCTTGAAAACATGAATGCTGTTTCTGAAG GTATTGTACACGAAGATCTGAGGCTCCTGTTGGAGACAAACATGCCTGCTTCCAGCAAGAAGAAGAAGGTGATCCTGGGGGTGGCAGATCCCAAACTCGCAGCAGCCATTCAGGAGGAGATCGGCATTCACTGTCAAACTGGAGAAGTGGTAGCAGAAATCCTCCGAG gGGTGCGTCTTCACTTCCACTCCCTGGTGCAGGGTCTGTCTGCACCGTCTGCTGCGAAAGCCCAGCTGGGACTGGGCCACAGCTATTCTCGGGCTAAAGTGAAGTTTAATGTGAACCGTGTAGACAATATGATCATCCAGTCCATCAGCCTGCTGGACCAGCTGGACAAGGACATCAACACGTTCTCCATGAGAGTCAG agagtggtatggatACCACTTCCCAGAGCTCATCAAGATAGTTACGGACAATTATACTTACTGTCGACTGACCAAGTTAATTGGGAATCGTAAGGAGCTCTCTGAGgagagcttggaggccctggAGGAGATTGTAATGGACAGTGCCAAAGCCCAGGCCATCCTTGATGCAGCACGCAGCTCTATGG GTATGGATATCTCTCCAATCGACCTCATTAACATTGAGAGCTTCTCTAACAGAGTGGTCTCTCTGGCTGAATACAGGATGACTCTACAGGAATACCTGCGCTGCAAGATGAGCCAGGTGGCACCAAATCTGGCGGTCCTCATTGGGGACGTG GTGGGTGCCCGTCTCATCTCCCGTGCAGGCAGTCTGACAAATCTGGCTAAGTACCCAGCCTCAACGGTGCAGATCTTGGGTGCAGAGAAAGCTTTGTTCAG agctctgaaaacCAGAGGAAACACTCCCAAGTATGGCCTCATCTTCCACTCGACCTTCATCGGCCGAGCGGCTGCAAAAAACAAGGGCAGGATTTCCCGTTACCTGGCCAACAAGTGTACCATCGCTTCGAGGATTGACTGCTTCTCAG AAGTACCCACCAGCGTTTATGGAGGCAAGCTTAGAGACCAGGTTGAAGAGAGGTTGGCGTTCTACGAGACTGGTGAAGCTCCTCGCAAAAACTGTGACGTTATGAGGGAGGCTGTTACTGAG GCTACTGAGGTGGCAGCAAAATTGAAGAGAAAGAtggaaaagaaagagaagagGCGAAAGAAGAGGGAGAAGAGAAAGCTGGAGGCCTCTGCTGCTGCggaaggagaggaggaggaggaggaggcgcaGGCTGTGGAGCCGGCTGCCAAGAGAGCCAAAGCTGAGAATGAG GAGAATGCAGACGTCGAGGTGggggtgaagaaaaagaagaagaagaaatcaGTCAATGAAGAGCTGACGCTTGACAATATGTCGAATGGTGTCCAGGAAGCAGTCGTCCCCAAAAAGAGGAAGCATCTGATGGCTGAGGAGGTCGAGGAGCCGGTGACCCCTATGTCAgacaagaagaagaaaaagaagaaaagcaaACCTGAGTAA